A stretch of the Drosophila sulfurigaster albostrigata strain 15112-1811.04 chromosome 2L, ASM2355843v2, whole genome shotgun sequence genome encodes the following:
- the LOC133844406 gene encoding uncharacterized protein LOC133844406 has translation MKLDNYRLIVEVGRRRALWDSTMQLSQRKDVGNMQWDEVASIMGTDVSTCKKRFKGLRDSYRAEVRKIQRRSIDHSNWPYFRPLEFLRNIFDPDQMVPFAPLPFNIDSDCNESADLQKLDDFVIDVDNDDSFDFEIMGDIFKRETSDATGADSGSDMSLVAKHNNYDMSTALSHNRSDMHTSPGLLSPLPKAPTAKRKRYRRNSADAYRCANGRAMSPAPAPVQKSTSAVAAAADVAKDDADHNFLVSLLPHMKTLSTLNNMKFRTEVSRLLMELNQQDMQRETIQQSSPSLPKLTPAPASTNHGYHQQANSKYNGTNTQTNGSIYAAQCSIIECDVKIENEPLF, from the exons ATGAAACTGGATAATTATCGTTTGATCGTCGAGGTGGGACGACGACGTGCGCTATGGGACTCCACCATGCAGTTGTCACAACGCAAAGATGTGGGCAACATGCAATGGGACGAGGTGGCCTCTATTATGGGAACTGATG TGAGCACTTGCAAGAAGCGCTTTAAGGGATTGCGCGACAGCTATCGTGCCGAAGTGCGGAAAATACAGCGGCGAAGTATTGATCACTCCAACTGGCCTTACTTTCGACCCCTGGAATTCCTGCGCAATATTTTCGATCCCGATCAAATGGTTCCATTTGCACCTTTGCCTTTTAACATTGACAGCGATTGCAATGAGAGCGCTGATCTGCAGAAACTTGATGATTTCGTCATAGATGTGGACAACGATGATTCGTTTGACTTTGAGATCATGGGTGATATTTTCAAGCGCGAGACTTCCGACGCTACAGGCGCTGACTCGGGTTCCGATATGTCATTAGTAGCCAAGCACAACAACTACGATATGTCCACTGCATTGTCTCACAATCGATCAGATATGCATACCTCACCCGGATTGTTGTCACCACTGCCAAAAGCGCCAACAGCGAAGCGGAAGCGATATCGCAGGAATTCCGCAGATGCATACAGATGTGCGAATGGTCGAGCAATGTCCCCAGCCCCAGCCCCAGTCCAAAAATCAAcatcagctgttgctgctgctgccgatgtGGCTAAAGATGATGCGGATCATAACTTTCTTGTTAGTCTGCTGCCGCATATGAAAACGCTGTCGACGCTAAACAATATGAAATTCCGCACCGAAGTTAGTCGTTTACTAATGGAGCTCAATCAGCAGGATATGCAGCGGGAAACCATCCAACAGAGTTCGCCAAGTCTGCCCAAATTAACCCCAGCACCAGCGTCAACTAATCATGGCTATCATCAGCAGGCTAACTCTAAGTACAATGGAACCAACACACAAACTAATGGCAGCATTTATGCTGCTCAGTGTTCCATTATAGAGTGTGATGTTAAGATAGAGAATGAGCCTTTATTTTAA
- the LOC133844399 gene encoding uncharacterized protein LOC133844399 has protein sequence MEIIPEGRHFRLVHESELPEILVTLERYLPESLKFHQTIKTYLNDRIWDFKFYVAKDWPEKPIILHFPGCTLTPYNNIYQAFGIFCPSAQIEHVDLMRTEDVLIDWQKPLYLNFTHIAIMNRLDDFYSKIGLMERLSGDIYVCNKLNTDLELDPLPDDAEMRLLTLDNVQGIHDLYPANEIECVKLFDILVRVLPGLGIFRKDTNELAAWMVHSYYGAMFSMQTRPDYRRMGYGIRLAKALTQLVIERGYTPFVVIRPHNDASRNLYTKLGYVKAYETCRVRMTPDCYEDSTVGTISNTSYAKFPPLPQANDDDECVVQLRRVKQVPGESQTVDDEGIEDMLAEKCDISNDEARERKTTTDEGIGEDK, from the exons ATGGAAATCATTCCTGAAGGTAGACACTTTCGTTTGGTGCATGAATCAGAGCTTCCAGAAATTTTGGTAACTTTAGAACGCTATCTGCCGGAATCATTAAAG TTTCATCAAACCATTAAAACGTACCTGAATGATCGTATTTGGGATTTCAAGTTTTATGTTGCTAAAGATTGGCCCGAAAAACcgataatattacattttccAGGATGCACGCTTACG CCCTACAACAATATATACCAAgcttttggcatattttgtcCATCCGCACAAATCGAGCATGTCGATCTGATGCGCACCGAAGATGTACTTATAGATTGGCAGAAGCCATTGTACCTGAACTTTACGCACATCGCAATTATGAATCGCCTGGATGATTTCTATTCGAAAATTGGGCTGATGGAGCGACTAAGTGGTGATATCTATGTGTGTAACAAGCTCAACACGGACCTCGAGCTTGACCCGTTGCCCGACGATGCAGAGATGCGACTGCTGACACTCGACAATGTCCAGGGCATACACGATTTATATCCGGCCAATGAAATCGAATGCGTCAAATTGTTTGATATACTCGTGCGTGTGCTGCCCGGTTTGGGAATCTTTCGCAAGGATACCAACGAGCTGGCCGCATGGATGGTCCATTCATACTATGGCGCAATGTTTTCGATGCAAACACGTCCAGACTATCGACGCATGGG TTATGGCATCCGTCTGGCCAAAGCGTTGACGCAGCTTGTGATTGAGCGCGGCTACACACCGTTTGTTGTGATACGTCCACATAATGATGCCTCGAGGAATCTGTATACGAAACTGGGCTATGTCAAGGCATACGAGACATGCCGCGTCCGCATGACCCCCGATTGCTATGAGGACAGCACTGTGGGCACCATCAGTAACACATCCTATGCCAAGTTTCCGCCGCTACCTCAggccaacgacgacgacgagtgtGTCGTCCAGCTGCGTCGTGTGAAGCAAGTACCCGGCGAGAGTCAGACTGTTGACGACGAGGGCATCGAGGATATGTTGGCTGAAAAATGTGATATCAGCAACGATGAGGCTAGAGAGCGTAAGACCACAACTGATGAGGGCATCGGCGAGGATAAgtag
- the LOC133844363 gene encoding tubulin-specific chaperone D translates to MLQSDDVKDEDLPANTLELFSELDQVLAMIDAMKPIQDRSFEREFEQYTEVLSRYQEQPHLLDPHLELLLSRLLGKIRQSESPAGERDAAFKYLYIISKVRTYKVLVKFMPHELSDLEFVLQLLSQQDPKEFANWETRYVLLLWMSILVLNPFHMSRLDAYATTPVNNCVVNHVNVPQASSKMERIFELCKLYASTNDTCSNMAAYLSAKYFVRADIKDLYLERFLDWVIEQHQADTLQVKFGQLAAVAAILKHGKREDLLPYADKLLQWIVACQYKDVNDFLKYKYYVKIVQRLGLVHLKPRIASWRYKRGTRSLATNLGQQSGATGNAAAVSGADDEAAGDGDEIVVPDAIEEVIEELLQALRSGGNDVRWSAAKGLGRVTNRLPKELADEVIGSVIDILNPLEPHEAWHGGCLALAELAKRGLLLPYRLRELVPLLMQALFYDEMKGYMSVGQHIRDAACYMCWAFARAYNPDDLKPFVQQISSGLLIVAVFDREINCRRAASAAFQESVGRLGNFPYGIEISTTTDFYSVGIRQSSYLNISDFIAQYEEYRQPLIDHLVQRKVGHWDSAIRELTAKALHKLTNRSPLYMAAVVMPQLLAKTDTIDVNARHGCVLAMGEITLALRQLELTSAAEGTVYLSNQRIAELNELIHTFLERCCYRGMSGELMKQCTANFIRNCSLAKLPVTEQCLGSWQTVIDMCLVSKTTQIREYAVDALAELCTAYYCESSRHTENELVINAYLKGAHNDLEEHIRMGYLAALGVLPAFMLRPHLSAVLDNLVKHSLPPQVAHEEHENVQTYRWSEARKESVHALRKLVQTVGYETTTGDSFGNRQHFNKVIECLLQGLDEYTLDNRGDIGAWVREAAMTALYEIITQCPKELLLPQHVHQTMVGFMQQAVEKIDRTRGLAGRLCCRLIHVQPAIPHIRDHERLLEIFPSDESSVLWLFADHTFPLFCELLALPAYSKRVLLGLSASIGQLTESLIKYASTALFQFMRSHVEMVPRLCAEIVQNFEAHLLNERVTYPMLSFLERIIASSTIDAVLHDESNPFAEDIYRLLNLEVKGYKKLYKTASSISAFCQLVQVPRLSKRVLSKMSVFLGLQHVHVRKTAATKLYEALALHGDVTEIPEDNMDEILALLSETDWTLPLVEVRPLRNELCNLMGIKPPVSGASAAAVAKTSTVPDK, encoded by the exons ATGTTGCAAAGCGACGATGTCAAGGATGAAGATTTGCCGGCGAACACCCTCGAGCTGTTCTCTGAACTAGACCAAGTGCTGGCCATGATTGACGCCATGAAGCCCATACAAGACCGAAGCTTCGAACGTGAGTTTGAACAATACACCGAAGTCTTGTCGCGCTACCAGGAACAACCCCATCTGCTGGATCCCCATTTGGAGTTGCTGCTTTCGCGCCTCCTAGGCAAAATCCGACAATCGGAGTCGCCAGCTGGTGAACGAGATGCCGCATTcaagtatttgtatattattagcAAAGTGCGCACTTATAAAGTGCTTGTCAAGTTTATGCCTCACGAACTGAGCGATCTGGAATTTGTGCTGCAACTGCTGAGTCAACAGGATCCCAAGGAGTTTGCCAATTGGGAGACACGCTATGTGCTGCTTCTCTGGATGTCTATACTGGTGCTCAATCCCTTTCACATGTCTCGCCTAGATGCGTATGCAACAACGCCTGTTAACAACTGTGTGGTAAACCATGTGAATGTGCCGCAAGCTTCCTCCAAAATGGAACGTATCTTTGAGCTTTGCAAGCTGTATGCATCCACCAATGACACCTGCAGCAACATGGCTGCCTATTTGTCGGCAAAGTATTTTGTGCGTGCAGACATCAAGGACTTGTATTTGGAGCGTTTTCTCGACTGGGTCATCGAACAGCATCAAGCTGACACCTTGCAGGTCAAGTTCGGTCAGCtggctgctgtggcagctATATTAAAGCATGGCAAGCGCGAGGATCTGCTGCCATATGCGGACAAACTGTTGCAATGGATTGTTGCGTGTCAGTACAAGGATGTCAACGATTTCCTCAAGTACAAATACTACGTGAAGATTGTGCAGCGACTGGGGTTGGTGCATCTGAAGCCACGCATTGCCAGCTGGCGCTACAAGCGTG GCACACGCTCGTTGGCCACCAATCTGGGGCAACAATCAGGCGCTACTGGCAACGCTGCTGCAGTGTCTGGCGCTGATGATGAGGCTGCTGGCGATGGAGATGAGATTGTCGTGCCTGATGCTATCGAAGAAGTGATTGAAGAGCTGCTGCAAGCGTTGCGCAGCGGAGGCAACGATGTGCGCTGGAGTGCGGCGAAGGGATTGGGTCGCGTCACTAACCGCCTGCCCAAGGAGCTAGCCGATGAAGTGATTGGCTCCGTAATTGACATACTTAATCCACTGGAGCCGCATGAGGCGTGGCATGGCGGCTGTTTGGCTCTCGCTGAGCTCGCCAAGCGTGGACTGCTGTTACCGTATCGCTTGCGTGAGCTGGTGCCCTTGCTGATGCAAGCGCTCTTCTATGACGAGATGAAAGGTTACATGTCGGTGGGGCAGCACATTCGGGATGCCGCCTGCTACATGTGCTGGGCCTTTGCACGCGCCTACAATCCCGATGATCTCAAGCCATTTGTGCAACAGATCTCATCGGGTCTGCTAATTGTGGCCGTTTTTGATCGCGAGATCAATTGCCGACGTGCGGCGTCGGCTGCTTTCCAGGAGAGCGTGGGTCGTCTGGGCAATTTCCCCTATGGTATTGAGATCTCCACCACCACAGACTTTTATTCGGTGGGCATACGACAGAGTTCTTATCTAAACATCAGTGATTTTATTGCACAATACGAAGAGTATCGCCAGCCGTTGATTGATCATCTGGTGCAGCGTAAAGTGGGACATTGGGACTCGGCCATTCGCGAACTCACAGCCAAGGCGCTGCATAAGCTAACGAATCGATCGCCCCTGTACATGGCTGCTGTGGTCATGCCACAGCTGCTGGCCAAAACGGATACCATTGATGTGAATGCTCGCCATGGCTGTGTGCTGGCCATGGGTGAAATTACGCTGGCTCTCAGGCAATTGGAGCTGACATCGGCTGCAGAAGGTACCGTTTATCTGTCCAATCAGCGCATTGCCGAGTTGAACGAACTGATTCACACATTTCTGGAGCGTTGCTGCTATCGCGGCATGAGCGGCGAGCTGATGAAGCAATGCACTGCTAACTTTATACGTAACTGTAGTTTGGCCAAGCTGCCTGTTACTGAGCAGTGTTTGG GCAGCTGGCAGACTGTTATCGACATGTGCCTAGTGTCCAAAACGACACAAATCCGAGAATATGCCGTGGATGCGCTAGCTGAACTCTGCACTGCCTACTACTGTGAATCCTCGCGCCACACTGAAAATGAGCTCGTCATCAATGCGTATCTGAAGGGCGCCCACAATGATTTAGAGGAGCACATACGCATGGGATACCTAGCTGCGTTGGGTGTGCTTCCTGCATTTATGCTACGACCACACTTGAGCGCAGTGCTGGACAACCTGGTGAAGCATTCGCTGCCACCACAAGTGGCGCACGAGGAGCACGAGAATGTGCAAACCTATCGCTGGAGCGAGGCACGCAAGGAGAGCGTGCATGCTTTAAGGAAACTAGTTCAAACTGTGGGCTACGAAACCACTACCGGAGATTCGTTTGGCAATCGCCAGCACTTCAACAAAGTCATTGAATGTCTGCTGCAGGGATTGGATGAGTACACTTTAGACAATCGTGGCGACATTGGCGCTTGGGTGCGTGAGGCAGCAATGACGGCGCTTTATGAAATCATCACACAATGCCCCAAGGaactgttgttgccacagcaCGTACATCAAACAATGGTTGGCTTCATGCAACAGGCGGTGGAGAAAATCGATCGTACTCGCGGTTTGGCTGGACGTCTCTGTTGTCGCTTGATCCACGTCCAGCCAGCCATTCCCCATATACGTGATCACGAACGTCTGCTCGAGATATTCCCCAGCGATGAGTCGTCGGTGCTCTGGCTATTTGCGGATCATACATTCCCCCTTTTTTGCGAGCTACTCGCTTTACCCGCTTATTCCAAGCGAGTGCTGTTGGGTCTAAGCGCCAGCATTGGACAACTCACAGAGTCACTG ATCAAATACGCCTCCACAGCGCTATTCCAGTTTATGCGTTCGCATGTGGAGATGGTGCCACGTCTCTGCGCTGAAATTGTGCAAAACTTTGAGGCACATCTGCTAAACGAGCGTGTCACGTATCCCATGCTTAGTTTCCTCGAGCGCATCATCGCCTCTAGCACCATTGATGCAGTTTTGCATGACGAATCAAATCCATTTGCCGAGGACATTTATCGTCTACTCAATCTGGAGGTCAAGGGCTACAAAAAACTTTACAAGACTGCGAGCAGCATTAGCGCCTTCTGTCAACTCGTCCAGGTGCCTCGCTTAAGTAAACGAGTGCTCTCCAAAATGTCAGTATTCCTTGGACTACAGCATGTGCATGTGCGcaaaacagcagccacaaaattATATGAAGCCTTGGCATTACACGGCGATGTTACTGAAATACCCGAAGATAACATGGATGAAATCCTCGCTTTACTATCCGAAACCGATTGGACGTTGCCCTTGGTTGAGGTGCGTCCGCTACGGAATGAACTGTGCAATCTCATGGGCATTAAGCCGCCAGTGAGCGGAGCAtctgctgcagctgtggcCAAGACATCAACTGTGCCcgataaataa
- the LOC133844427 gene encoding protein farnesyltransferase/geranylgeranyltransferase type-1 subunit alpha translates to MGDSSDEENLGTDWLPYSEREDWADVTPLPQDDGPNPVVSIAYSPKFREVFDYMRAIIAKGEKSERALKLTTEALNLNPANYTVWQYRRDILRELDADLQDELDYLDEVIRQNAKNYQVWHHRRVIVQMMNCAQWELELTQNALDNDGNAKNYHAWQHRQWAIRTFNLYDDELEFVNRLISEDQRNNSAWNQRFFVLKHLGFTPEVIERELLYTMNHIRVIKNNESAWNYLVGVLRQSPSGKLNSSPEVVQFSEGLYTAGNRSPYLLAFLIDLYQEQASENNQLAQKVYTLCEDMASKHDVIRRKYWSYVAEHLKTQLSKPSTAE, encoded by the exons ATGGGCGACAGTTCGGACGAGGAGAACTTGGGCACCGACTGGTTGCCGTATAGCGAACGCGAAGATTGGGCCGATGTGACACCGCTGCCGCAGGACGATGGCCCCAATCCCGTGGTGTCCATAGCCTACAGTCCCAAGT TTCGTGAGGTGTTTGATTATATGCGAGCGATTATCGCCAAAGGCGAAAAGTCGGAACGTGCCTTGAAACTAACGACAGAAGCACTCAACTTGAATCCGGCCAATTATACTGTGTGGCAATATAGACGCGATATACTGCGGGAACTAGATGCCGATTTACAGGATGAACTGGACTATCTGGACGAGGTGATTAGACAGAATGCCAAAAACTATCAAGTCTGGCATCATAGACGCGTCATCGTTCAGATGATGAACTGCGCTCAATGGGAGCTCGAGTTGACACAGAATGCACTAGACAACGATGGCAATGCCAAAAACTATCATGCCTGGCAGCACCGTCAGTGGGCCATACGCACCTTTAA TCTTTACGATGATGAATTGGAGTTTGTGAATCGTTTGATCAGCGAGGATCAACGTAATAATTCTGCCTGGAATCAGCGCTTTTTTGTGTTGAAGCATTTGGGTTTCACACCAGAGGTGATCGAACGTGAACTTCTATATACTATGAATCACATACGTGTGATCAAAAACAACGAAAGTGCCTGGAACTATTTGGTGGGCGTGCTGCGTCAGAGTCCAAGTGGAAAGCTTAATAGCTCCCCTGAAGTGGTGCAGTTTAGCGAGGGTCTCTACACGGCCGGCAATCGTTCGCCGTATCTGCTCGCCTTCTTGATCGATTTGTATCAAGAGCAGGCCAGCGAGAACAATCAGTTGGCACAAAAGGTTTACACGCTGTGTGAGGACATGGCCAGCAAACATGATGTCATTAGGCGCAAGTACTGGAGCTATGTGGCCGAGCATTTGAAGACACAGCTAAGCAAGCCTTCCACAGCGGAATAG